The DNA sequence GAAGCTGTTCCAGGAGGCGATGAAGGTCAGTACGCCCTGGATCGCCAGGATCGGCCCGGACAGCGGCGCCACCACGCGCAGGAAGATCCGTACCTCGCCGGCGCCGTCGAGCCGGGCCGCCTCCAGCAACTCGTTCGGCACGGTGGTGAAGAACTGCCGGAACAGGAAGACGCTGAACGCCGAGACCAGACCGGGCAGCACGATGCCGGTGATCGTGTTGGTCAGGCCCAGCTGGTTGAGGATCAGGTACGTCGGGATCATCGTCACCTGGTCCGGGATCATCATGGTGGCCAGCACCACCACGTAGATCGGCCCCTTGCCCGGGAAGTCGTACTTGGCGAAGCCGTAGCCGGCCATCGCCCGCAGCAGCAGGCCGACCATGGACAGGGCGACCACCATCAGCGTGTTGCCGAGGTAGATCCCGAAGTCCAGGCTCTCGAAGAGCTGGACGTAGTTGTCCCAGGTGAAGTCCTTGGGCCACAGGGTCGGCGGGATGTCCAGCACCTCGCTCTCCGGCTTCACCGAGCCGGCGAGCATCCACAGGAACGGCACCGAGACCAGCACCGCACCGACGATCAGGACGATGGCGACGCCGACGCGCAGCAGTCGCGACCTAGTACTCGACATCGGCCCTCCGCAGCCGGAACTGGACCGCCGTCACCAGCAGGACGCTCAGGAAGAGCAGGACCGAGGCTGCCGAGGCGTAGCCGAAGTCCGAGAGGTTGAAGCCGTTCTGGTAGATGAACAGGGCGACGGAGATGGTGCCGTCGAGCGGCCCGCCGTCGGTCATCACGAACGGCTCCTCGAAGAACTGGATCCAGGCGATCGTGGTGGTCACCGTGACGAAGAAGGTGGCGTAGCGCAGCAACGGGATGGTGATCTTCGTGAGCTTGTGCCACGCCCCGGCGCCGTCCAGTTCGGCGGCCTCGTAGTAGTCCTTCGGAATGCCCTGCAGGGCGGCCAGGAAAATGATCATGTTGAAGCCGGCGCCCTTCCAGACCCCGACCAGGATCAGGCTCAGTTTGGCGACGAACGGCTGGTCGAGCCACGGCACCGGCTCCACCCCGCCGATCGAGAGCAGGTAGTTGAGCAGGCCGCTGTCGGTGTTGTAGAGGTAGCCCCAGACCACCGCCACCGCCACGATGTTCGTGATCGCGGGCAGGAAGTACGCCGCCCGCAGGCCGCTGTACAACCGGCTGGTGCCGAAGTTCAGCAGCAACGCGATGCCCATCGCGAACACCACGATCAACGGCACCCCGAGTACGACGTACAGAACGGTGTTCAGCGCGGCCGTACCGAACAGCGAATCGGTGAACAGGCGCCGGTAGTTGTCCAGACCGATGAACTCGACGCTGGACAGGTCGCGCAGCCCGCGCAGGTCCAGGTCGGTGAGACTGGCGACGGCCGCGACGAGGATCGGGGCGACCACGAAGACCGTCAGCAGGACCACCGACGGTCCGACGAACAG is a window from the Polymorphospora rubra genome containing:
- a CDS encoding carbohydrate ABC transporter permease, with the translated sequence MSSTRSRLLRVGVAIVLIVGAVLVSVPFLWMLAGSVKPESEVLDIPPTLWPKDFTWDNYVQLFESLDFGIYLGNTLMVVALSMVGLLLRAMAGYGFAKYDFPGKGPIYVVVLATMMIPDQVTMIPTYLILNQLGLTNTITGIVLPGLVSAFSVFLFRQFFTTVPNELLEAARLDGAGEVRIFLRVVAPLSGPILAIQGVLTFIASWNSFLWPLIVATDQDRYTLSVGLALLEGQYASNYGVLMAGAAVMVLPILVVFVFCQRWVVRGFMMSGLK
- a CDS encoding carbohydrate ABC transporter permease translates to MRNLSRYRAALLFVGPSVVLLTVFVVAPILVAAVASLTDLDLRGLRDLSSVEFIGLDNYRRLFTDSLFGTAALNTVLYVVLGVPLIVVFAMGIALLLNFGTSRLYSGLRAAYFLPAITNIVAVAVVWGYLYNTDSGLLNYLLSIGGVEPVPWLDQPFVAKLSLILVGVWKGAGFNMIIFLAALQGIPKDYYEAAELDGAGAWHKLTKITIPLLRYATFFVTVTTTIAWIQFFEEPFVMTDGGPLDGTISVALFIYQNGFNLSDFGYASAASVLLFLSVLLVTAVQFRLRRADVEY